From Stigmatella erecta, one genomic window encodes:
- a CDS encoding metallophosphoesterase, with protein MRTWKVAAVLLLAGCVGACGGAEAEEGPRSMVRAELACPGLTAPVYHRIKPDGGDSLYTVNANEASNASTKYGYTEDRGTAFQASAATASGLSPVYRLYSPEKKDHLWTIDAGEKASAAENHGYTVDEGIGFYASKTPGDCLIPVYRFVSPTLLKHRFATTEAERGSLSAAGWTAEGIKFYATAAVAPPDTSDTKFTLIVIPDTQQEIVYRPELFTNRVQWLASNKSALDIRFVTHTGDMVDWDTPDHLHYARASDAVTVLDNARIPYAFAIGNHDTAAVCQGGSACPGNVNANLRNTTTFNQYFPTSRFTALAGVYEAGKIDNAYHTFTAGGLNWLVLNLELWPRTGAVNWAKTVLEAHPRHNVILITHSHLTSSSGIEQTQGGYGNNSPQYVFDNLIKQYANVRFVFSGHVGKAGYREDAGVKGNTIYQFLNCYHDGATNPTRLVEIDTAANTAATRVYAPMTNEEKQDGSKRTISNIAWVR; from the coding sequence TTGAGAACATGGAAGGTCGCTGCGGTCCTCCTCCTGGCCGGTTGCGTGGGCGCGTGTGGCGGTGCGGAAGCCGAGGAAGGGCCTCGGTCCATGGTGCGGGCCGAGCTGGCGTGTCCCGGGCTGACGGCGCCGGTGTATCACCGCATCAAGCCGGACGGAGGGGACAGCCTCTACACGGTGAATGCGAACGAGGCGTCGAACGCGTCCACGAAGTACGGCTACACCGAGGACCGGGGGACCGCCTTCCAGGCCTCGGCGGCCACCGCGAGCGGACTCTCGCCGGTCTACCGCCTGTACAGCCCGGAGAAGAAGGACCACCTCTGGACCATCGACGCGGGCGAGAAGGCCAGCGCCGCGGAGAACCATGGCTACACGGTGGATGAGGGCATTGGCTTCTACGCGTCGAAGACGCCGGGAGACTGCCTCATTCCCGTGTACCGCTTCGTCAGCCCCACGCTGTTGAAGCACCGGTTCGCCACGACGGAGGCCGAGCGCGGCAGCCTGAGCGCCGCCGGCTGGACCGCAGAGGGCATCAAGTTCTACGCCACGGCGGCCGTGGCGCCGCCGGACACGTCCGACACGAAGTTCACCCTGATCGTCATTCCGGACACGCAGCAGGAGATCGTCTACCGGCCCGAGCTGTTCACGAACCGGGTGCAGTGGCTGGCCAGCAACAAGAGCGCGCTCGACATCCGGTTCGTCACGCACACCGGGGACATGGTGGACTGGGACACGCCCGACCACCTCCACTATGCGCGGGCCAGTGACGCGGTGACGGTGCTCGACAACGCCCGCATTCCCTATGCCTTCGCCATTGGCAACCACGACACGGCCGCCGTGTGCCAGGGGGGCAGCGCCTGTCCGGGCAACGTGAACGCCAACCTCCGCAACACCACGACGTTCAACCAGTACTTCCCCACGTCGCGGTTCACGGCGCTCGCGGGCGTGTACGAGGCGGGGAAGATCGACAACGCCTACCACACCTTCACGGCCGGCGGGCTGAACTGGCTCGTACTCAACCTCGAGCTGTGGCCGAGGACCGGGGCGGTCAACTGGGCGAAGACTGTCCTGGAGGCCCACCCGCGCCACAACGTCATCCTCATCACGCACTCGCACCTGACGTCCAGCTCGGGCATCGAGCAGACCCAGGGAGGCTACGGCAACAACAGCCCGCAGTACGTGTTCGACAACTTGATCAAGCAGTACGCCAACGTGCGCTTCGTCTTCTCCGGCCACGTGGGCAAGGCCGGCTACCGCGAGGACGCCGGCGTCAAGGGCAACACGATTTACCAGTTCCTCAACTGCTACCACGATGGGGCCACCAACCCGACGCGGCTGGTGGAGATCGACACGGCCGCCAACACGGCCGCCACGCGCGTCTACGCCCCGATGACGAACGAGGAGAAGCAGGACGGCTCCAAGCGGACGATCAGCAACATCGCCTGGGTGCGCTGA
- a CDS encoding LysR family transcriptional regulator: MLGNREALWTLWEVSRAGTHAAAAARLGITASAVGQQLKALEQRLGVTLFERVGRRARLTPTGQALIDRLAEHLPALDAALDAAAETQRTVKGEVSLGGPWPFCRAWLRPRLPGLMERYPELRLTIRFEVASLLIRRLLAGEVDLAIVGTLPEEPALEVREIGQEHFLAVASPAYVRKHGTPRTARDFAQHRFIAFDADLAMLAPWWRAAFGPQEPLPSQVVCHIANLDEMLALVEAGCGIAVLPGYLVGPVLEAGRAVALEPESRRSSLRRPRGTLWLAWRKAAAPAARFLAVRDWLLEGAGQAGEFTVAIPPRTQYGREAPAPSGRRHDTQRAPLGPGRKALR; encoded by the coding sequence ATGCTTGGCAATCGCGAGGCGCTGTGGACGCTGTGGGAGGTGAGCCGCGCGGGCACCCATGCCGCCGCCGCCGCCCGGTTGGGCATCACCGCCTCCGCAGTCGGCCAGCAGCTCAAGGCCCTGGAGCAGCGGCTCGGCGTCACGCTGTTCGAGCGGGTGGGACGCCGGGCCCGGCTCACGCCCACGGGGCAAGCCCTGATCGACCGGCTCGCCGAACACCTGCCCGCGCTGGACGCGGCGCTCGACGCGGCGGCCGAGACCCAGCGCACGGTGAAGGGCGAGGTGTCCCTGGGCGGCCCCTGGCCCTTCTGCCGCGCCTGGCTGCGGCCCCGGTTGCCCGGGTTGATGGAGCGCTACCCGGAGCTGCGGCTGACCATCCGCTTCGAGGTGGCGAGCCTGCTCATCCGAAGGCTGCTCGCGGGCGAGGTGGACCTGGCCATCGTGGGCACCCTGCCCGAGGAGCCGGCGCTGGAGGTCCGGGAGATTGGCCAGGAGCACTTCCTGGCCGTGGCCTCGCCCGCGTATGTGCGCAAACACGGCACGCCGCGCACGGCCCGCGACTTCGCCCAGCACCGCTTCATCGCGTTCGACGCGGACCTGGCGATGCTCGCCCCGTGGTGGCGCGCGGCGTTCGGGCCCCAGGAGCCGCTGCCCTCCCAGGTGGTGTGCCACATCGCGAACCTGGACGAGATGCTGGCGCTCGTGGAGGCCGGGTGTGGCATCGCCGTGCTCCCAGGCTACCTGGTGGGGCCCGTGCTGGAGGCCGGGCGCGCCGTGGCCCTGGAGCCCGAGTCCCGGCGCTCCTCGCTGCGCCGCCCGCGCGGAACGCTCTGGCTGGCGTGGCGCAAGGCCGCGGCCCCGGCGGCGCGCTTTCTCGCCGTGCGAGACTGGCTTCTGGAGGGCGCCGGGCAGGCGGGTGAATTCACGGTGGCCATTCCTCCCAGGACACAGTACGGAAGGGAGGCCCCTGCTCCTTCGGGCAGGCGACACGACACCCAAAGGGCTCCGCTGGGGCCCGGGAGAAAGGCCCTGCGGTGA
- a CDS encoding SDR family oxidoreductase: protein MSTLKGKTLFITGASRGIGLAIAKRAARDGANIVIAAKTSAPHPKLPGTIYSAAEEIEKEGGKALPLMVDIRQEEQIHDAVKQAVERFGGIDICVNNASAISLTGTLQTPMKKFDLMFGVNVRGTYATTQACLPELLKAKNPHVLTLSPPLSMKTKWFQGHVAYTMAKYGMSMCVLGMAEEFRENGVAFNALWPRTTIATAAVNMLGGQEMMDASRTPDIMADAAYAILTRDSRACTGNFFIDDEVLREAGVTDFDQYLVKPGTQPLPDFFID, encoded by the coding sequence GTGAGCACGCTGAAGGGAAAGACCCTGTTCATCACTGGCGCGAGCCGAGGCATTGGTCTGGCCATCGCCAAACGCGCCGCGCGGGATGGCGCCAACATCGTCATCGCCGCCAAGACGTCCGCGCCCCACCCCAAGCTGCCCGGCACCATCTACTCGGCCGCCGAGGAGATTGAGAAGGAAGGCGGCAAGGCGCTGCCCCTCATGGTGGACATCCGCCAGGAGGAGCAGATCCACGACGCCGTGAAGCAGGCGGTGGAGCGCTTCGGGGGCATCGACATCTGCGTGAACAACGCCAGCGCCATCAGCCTCACCGGCACGCTGCAGACGCCGATGAAGAAGTTCGACCTGATGTTCGGCGTCAATGTGCGCGGCACCTACGCCACCACCCAGGCGTGCCTGCCGGAGCTGCTCAAGGCGAAGAACCCGCACGTCCTCACGCTCTCGCCGCCGCTCAGCATGAAGACCAAGTGGTTCCAGGGCCACGTGGCCTACACCATGGCCAAGTACGGCATGAGCATGTGCGTGCTCGGCATGGCCGAGGAGTTCCGTGAGAACGGCGTGGCCTTCAACGCCCTGTGGCCGCGCACCACCATCGCCACCGCCGCGGTGAACATGCTGGGCGGCCAGGAGATGATGGACGCCAGCCGCACCCCCGACATCATGGCCGACGCGGCCTATGCCATCCTCACCCGCGACAGCCGCGCGTGCACCGGCAACTTCTTCATCGACGACGAGGTGCTGCGCGAGGCGGGCGTCACCGACTTCGACCAGTACCTGGTGAAGCCCGGCACGCAGCCCCTGCCGGACTTCTTCATCGACTGA
- a CDS encoding type 1 glutamine amidotransferase domain-containing protein, whose product MKLLAAVKILLIVTSHEQLGDTPERTGYWLEELAAPYKEFTEAGAQVDIASPRGGKAPADPKSVKDADEVSRAFLADPQAAKKLENTLVLDTVKDTYDAYFVVGGHGVMWDLAVHTPLQRLLADGYARGSVVAAVCHGPAALVGVKDKEGRPLVAGKRVAAFSNEEEQGAKLDKVVPFALETRLRELGARYERGPMWKSFAVRDGRLVTGQNPASSVAAAREVIQALKEKK is encoded by the coding sequence ATGAAGCTGCTGGCGGCCGTGAAGATCCTGCTGATTGTCACCAGTCATGAGCAGTTGGGAGACACCCCGGAGCGCACCGGCTACTGGCTGGAGGAACTGGCGGCGCCCTACAAGGAGTTCACGGAGGCGGGGGCGCAGGTGGACATCGCCTCGCCGCGCGGGGGCAAGGCGCCCGCGGACCCGAAGAGCGTGAAGGACGCGGACGAGGTCTCCCGCGCGTTCCTGGCGGATCCCCAGGCGGCGAAGAAGCTGGAGAACACGCTGGTGCTGGACACGGTGAAGGACACGTACGACGCCTACTTCGTGGTGGGCGGGCACGGGGTGATGTGGGACCTGGCGGTGCACACGCCGCTGCAGCGGCTGCTCGCGGACGGGTACGCCCGGGGCTCCGTGGTGGCGGCGGTCTGCCATGGGCCCGCGGCCCTGGTGGGGGTGAAGGACAAGGAGGGCCGTCCGCTGGTGGCCGGCAAGCGCGTGGCGGCCTTCTCGAACGAGGAGGAGCAGGGCGCGAAGCTCGACAAGGTGGTGCCCTTCGCCCTGGAGACGCGGCTGCGGGAGCTGGGCGCGCGCTACGAGCGGGGCCCGATGTGGAAGAGCTTCGCGGTGCGGGATGGCCGGCTCGTGACGGGGCAGAACCCGGCCTCGTCCGTGGCCGCCGCGCGCGAAGTCATCCAGGCCCTGAAGGAGAAGAAGTAG
- the argB gene encoding acetylglutamate kinase, with amino-acid sequence MSGLRAFQGRWFVVKIGGELSSDRPKLAGSVGAAVRAFLAAGIRVAVIHGGGPQATELTNKLGLTPRMVAGRRVTDEATLEVMKMTLAGQVSVDVAAAFRLAGVPALCTTGVSAGLIDARKRAPQVLTGAGPEPIDLGLVGDVVDVNTALFERLAEAGVVPVLGSLSGDAQGQVFNINADTVATRVAAKLRAAKLFLVSNVPGVLADKNDPSTRIPTLTPAEAQEKIASGVIQGGMIPKVEESLAMLEEGIEAIHIVGISPAHALLGEAQGAGSFGTAFLRAR; translated from the coding sequence ATGAGCGGGCTGAGGGCGTTCCAGGGCCGCTGGTTCGTGGTGAAGATTGGCGGCGAGCTGTCCTCGGACCGGCCGAAGCTGGCCGGCAGCGTGGGGGCCGCGGTGCGCGCCTTCCTCGCTGCGGGCATCCGGGTGGCCGTCATCCACGGCGGCGGCCCGCAGGCCACGGAGCTGACGAACAAGCTGGGGCTCACGCCGCGCATGGTGGCGGGGCGCCGGGTGACGGACGAGGCCACCCTGGAGGTGATGAAGATGACGCTCGCGGGCCAGGTGTCCGTGGACGTCGCCGCCGCGTTCCGCCTGGCCGGGGTGCCCGCGCTGTGCACCACGGGCGTGTCCGCGGGCCTCATCGACGCGCGCAAGCGGGCCCCCCAGGTGCTCACCGGCGCGGGGCCCGAGCCCATCGATCTGGGGCTCGTGGGGGATGTGGTGGACGTGAACACCGCGCTCTTCGAGCGCCTGGCCGAGGCGGGCGTGGTGCCGGTGCTGGGCTCGCTGTCGGGGGATGCGCAGGGCCAGGTCTTCAACATCAACGCGGACACGGTGGCCACCCGCGTCGCCGCGAAGCTCCGGGCCGCCAAGCTGTTCCTCGTGTCCAACGTGCCGGGCGTGCTCGCCGACAAGAACGATCCGTCCACCCGTATCCCCACGCTGACACCCGCGGAGGCCCAGGAGAAGATCGCTTCGGGGGTGATTCAGGGAGGGATGATTCCGAAGGTGGAGGAGAGCCTCGCCATGTTGGAGGAGGGCATCGAAGCCATCCACATCGTGGGAATCTCGCCCGCGCACGCGCTGCTCGGCGAGGCGCAGGGGGCAGGAAGCTTCGGGACGGCGTTTCTCCGGGCCCGCTGA